Sequence from the Ziziphus jujuba cultivar Dongzao chromosome 9, ASM3175591v1 genome:
AACCCATTGCAGAAAGAACTTTGCAAATCACCAACTTAGGTTTTATTTAATGTTTGTTATACTTATAGCTgatgaaaataaaactttaatttgtacagttttataaaataaatttttttttaaaaaaaatttattaaaaagctaataaatattttgttgtaaatgaaaaaactacattaaatacttattgaatttttatataaactaaaaaaagaaaattctaaagaaacataaaatttaaatttctttaaaacagttttaaaaaaactgttttttatcaataaatatttattaacttttatcaaacatacttattttttaataaaaatattttccattttgaaGTAGagcttttaactaaaaaaataaaaaacctctgCCAAGACAATTCATTTGCACGCCATACACTTTCAACAAGTAAAACACCAAGGCTCTGTCTGTAGTTGAagaatgaagaaaaaagaaatggaagaaaaagtaaaatttataaaaaaaaaaaaagtggatgacaaatataataataaatgttttcgctttaggtaaaaaaagaaaagaatttccttatcaaattttttttcgtTAGTGACAAGAAACAAGTAAAAActcttattttccatttttttttaaaagcatatttcaacttttttttaaagaagaaaaaaataaaaataaaaaggactagattttacatttatatttattgactcttttttttttttttttggggtttttttttgaaacacacacacacaactcTGTAACAATTCcctcacaaaatataaaataaaataaacaacaaagaTAAATTCCTACTTCGTAGTGTCTCTTCCAACACCACCACCGAACAGACCCTAAATTATGCAAAATAAGAATACGGGAAGAATTGCAGTGCATGACTTAAGAAACCGACAATCTTGCAGGAAAGCTCAAACATAAGAACCCTCAAATAAACTGAAACTATAACGTACAAAGGCATAGATCCCATGCCTTTTAATAGCAATGAAAATATGAAATACCCCCCAGTatccaaaatattattattactattattattttttttttggttgctgcCTACTCTGAGAGGTGGGGGGCGTAATGATCCTCACATCAAACTGCAAATGATATTGTGATCTAACTACAAAAACTCTTTCAAAAGGATGAGACAAAACTACCCTCcttaagaaacaaaattagtcaaaagaaaaattggagACAAGTTCCGTAATGTAAAACAAATAATCTCTCACTGTAGCTTGAGAGCCATTTAAGCAACTTCAACAATCCTATGTTTATTTAATCCTTTCGAAGACGTTTTTTCCGAGTCCCACAGAACAAGAATACCACAACTGATGATCGTCCAAACATTTTACACCTTTGCAAGCTCAGTAGCCGGGGCAGCAGGAGCTACACCTCCAGTGGTTGGCCTGTAGATCATACCCAAACCAATAAATAAGAAACTCACAAACAAATGTGAATTAAATCACATGTAATGAAGGTTGTAGCAATATGGAGAACTTACAGTCCCACAAAAACTTTGAATGCATCGTAGATACCCCATTGAGCTCCAGTAAGTGTCCCAATCATAACAATACGGAGAGGAAGTCCACGGGTAAAGAGACCCACCAAACCCATCTTCTTTACAGCCTGCACCATCACATATGCAAAGATAGAATGAAAAATGGCACATTAACCAGTAACAATATCAAAAACCTTTAAAATAATAGAGCACTTACATCACCAACAGTTGCCCCTTTGGCATTGTTGAGAAAAGACACAAGATTGTCAGCTGGATGAGACACAATAGCACAGAGAACGCCGGCCACGTATCCACCAGCAAAACTAATACCGAGCTGTAGACTTTTACTGCACTGGTCCTTTGGTGTGGGGACACCATACTTGTAGATCATCTCCACAATGGTCTCAAATGAGGCAAATTTCATCATGGTATCTGCAGATAGAATGATTCAATCAACTACAGTTGCTACAAGTAATGTTGTGGTAAGGCAGATAAGAACAAAGATGCAGCTTGTGCACTCTGAAGGCAGAATTATACAAATTCAGCACATTTaagcttctcttttttttttcttttttttttttttggcataaatAGGAGCAACGccccaaataaaaaacaaactacCTCACAGGCCAAACATAACTAACACTTTGAGCATCATGAACAATAAAACTAGCAATTATATTGGGAGGAGTTGAAAGTAAACATAGTTACTCCCAACTCACACCTCAACCCAAAATTTGACAAGACATGCCAAGGCACCAGCCGCTTTAAAAAACTTTGGCACAGTACCCAAAAGGAATgatcaacaaaaacaacataataaaattaaatgagaaAAGTAGAGATAAAGTTGTAAAGAACagataaagattaaaaataagaattcaCTGCATGTGTTATAAATGTTTTGAAAAGCAGGTTCGTTCCACCATTTGTTTCCTCTCTATTTACTTACATGGTATTTGGCGACCCCAGAGTGGAACAATACCCTTGTACAACCTACaaagaagaagatattttttaaatttattcataTCCAAACTTGcatatcatatataattgaaagttaaataaataaataaatgaaattagcTAATAAGCATACCCGAGTGTCCCTTCCGATTTGACAAACTTGGGAAGGCCATCTGATAAACCCCTAGCAAATCCAGGCTGTGTTTGGACCCGGACCTTCACCGCCTCAAAGGGGCAAAGTGCAACATCAGCAATGAACTCAGCAGATGCAGAACCAGCAAGGTAGATCAAGGTCTTGTACTTAGCAGCATACTCAGGTCCGGCAATGTCAGAGTAGTACTTCTTGAAAAATTCATAGAATCCAAACTTGCAAGCACCCTGAGCACTGTAACCAAGTAGAGTAGGCACCCATCCCTTGAAGAAGCCTCTAAGACCTTGCTCCTTAAGTAAAACTCCAAAACCTGATGAGatgcttttgtattttaaaGGATCGATCTAACAAAATACAGCAATCAGAACGTCAACTTCCAAAAACTTCCAAATTATCAATAGGATACATCATATCAGACTACATTAATTTGATATAGAAGAGGACACAGATGGTTTGCGGAACAAAAGTAATTGCATACCAGCACAAAAATACTGCACTACTTTAAGCTTCAACTTTTATGCGGTAACTTTAAATGTTATCTACAGTCACCAGgaataaattacatttaagaaattaaatcaacaAAATTAACAGGAACCACTAGATGTCCAAATGATAACATATGTGCCACAGATtatgcaaaaataaatataaacatacatataatCAAGAAATATATCCAAATCACTATTAATTCCATAAAAGGAAAAACTAAATAGCCTTAGCCCATATACGAGACACAAATTCATGTATGCTACAATGTCATATATAAGATCATGGTCCACAAGATACATTCCATGTCCAAAGTATCCTATGGTGagacatttatataatattacaaagaaATTCAAATGAAGAAATATCACTACGATTCACTGAAACTCAAAAGAAGTAAAAATCGATATTATACACAATATAAAATGTAGGAAATCTATAATGCTTCAGACATACAAGATCAAGTAGCAGCAAGAAGAAAGAATGGTGAACGATCCTGACATCCAACGAAATGCGACACGAATTGCAAgcgtatatgtatgtatgtgtatatatatatatatgattgtcaACGAAAAAATAGATCTAATCAATCAAGATTGCTGCCTCGGAAACGCAAAAAAGGTGCAGTAATTCATACACGAAATGAATTCATATATTCACCAACGAcgagcaaaagaaaaagaaaaaagggaaaaaaaatcacCTACGCGCAGATCCAATCAGTAAGGAATCAAACAGCAAAAATATAATCGAAGCATAGCAAACAGTGAAAGCAAgggaaatagaagaagaaacagATCTGAAGCAAAGGAACCTGCATATTGCACTTGACAAGGTCAAGAGGAGTGACAGCCATGTGAGTGAGACCGCAGCTGAGAATGCCTCCGGCCGTACAGGCGGCGTAGTAAGCCGGAGAGTACAACTCGATCTTCTTGGAAGGCTCGCTGGGAGCCGCAATCACAAAGCTCTTCCTCGGCAACACCGTTTCGGCATTGGAAACAGCgggagacgaagaagaagaagctgcgTGGAGTATTTTCTCGAGCGCAAGAGTCCTGCCGGAAGAGGAGGAATAGAGGAAGCTAGGGATCAGAGACTGACGCGAAGATTTGTCGGAAATTGCCAtggaggggggagagagagagagaggaaaaggaaatgaaactgagagagaaaggaaatgaAGAAGAGCGAGAGAGAAATGGGAAGGAGAGGGGTTTTGTTTGCCTCTTTCCCAATCTCTCGGCGCCAGATgcaaaaaaatgtaagaaaagCGAATAGGGCGTCCCTCTGATTTCCGACTTTTATTATTGACCGAACGTGGCCCCTCTCTGCCTTCAACCCTCGCGTTTTTTGTACGAGCGAAGATGGTCTCTACTCCTTTTTTTGGAATGCTTAAAAATTGACCTTGTTTTCCAATGAAATTACCGCTTTGTCACTTCATATTTTGCacccgaaaaaagaaaaaaaaatttgttcgaTTGCCAAACTCCAGTTTTAGCCAAATGCGGTTGCGTTTTCGGATATACCCCCGCCACGTGATTGGGTGGGTGGttcattttgtaattttgtggaATGTTAATGGCATTTGTTCTGGGCGGTTAGGGAAATGGAAAACAAGGACCAGTCAGTTGGAACTTGGGTAGGCAACGTTTGGCATATTCCATTACGCATTTTTGGGAAATGATCTTccattgactatatatatatatattctattttattttaattttcgaGCTCtctgtttattttaattgtcaTTTTCTTCCTCAGTTTCCTTTCCAGGAGAATATGAATCTCAATTTAAtgtacatatttttttcttaattctaGAGACGATGCATTTTCATGCTGCTTTTACCCTTGCTTTTCTCTAGTAATATTATATCAATGAAAATTCATACTACTATAGATTTTACAGAATTATTTACCTATAGAggctttaatttaaaaaatcttcatatttttacaaaataataatggaaATTGAAGTgtcttgttttttttctttttcgtcgTAACTTGCTTCCAATTacagaaagaggaaaaaaaaaaaaaacaaaaaaacaaaacaaaacaaaacactcAAAAACTTTTTTCCTACTAATTTTTATGTTCCAAATAGAACAAAGAATGAAAAACTTCTATTTCTCTGCATAAATATCACCAATAATCTCTGCAAGAACACATCCCATCCTTAAAGTGATGAAATCTCTTTAAATCTCTTACAACAATTTCCCTATTAACAACCTtggaaatcaatttaatcaCAGTGTGACAGTCACCACAGACTCTCAAATTCTTAATTATCTGGATTGTTGAACCTGGAACAGAATTCATGATTCCAAATGCAACAGCGAGCTTCTCACTATGAATTCGAAGTGccatttccttttcttcttcatcaacaTCGTGGACAACCGATGCCATATTCGGTGTATAGCCAACTTCTTGGAGCTTTGCAGTTAGCTTCTCCAAATACTGGTAAGTCTGCTCATGTTCAGGATGCTCTCTATCTCCTACCAAAAATATATGGACTCTTCCTTTCAGCTCAACCAGACTAAACCCCGGTGGTTTAACCAGTCCATGATTCTTCATTAGTAATCTCATCCTTTCCACATCTTTCCACCTTCCAGCATCAGCATATACATGTGAAAGCAAGACATAGTACCCACAATTGTTTGGATCTAATTCAAACAATTTATTAGCAGACATCTCAGCAAGCTCAACATTCTTGTGAATCCTACAAGACCCAAGAAGGGATCCCCAGACTACAAAATCAGGGCCCACCTTCATTTTGTTGATCAAATCGTAAGCTTTGTTGAGAAAGCCTGCACGCCCAAGAAGATCAACCATGCAACCATAGTGCTCAACTCCTGGTTCTATGCCAAATTCATGCTTCATGGAATTAAACCAATGCCAGCCTTCTTCTAATAGGCCAGCATGACTGCAAGCAGCTAGAACTGACACAAAGGTTATGTAATTTGGTTTAGCCCCGGACTTAACCATCTTGTAGAAGACCTCCAAAGCCTCTTTGGCACGGCCATGCATTCCATAACCAGAAACCATGGCCGTCCATGATTTAACGTTCTTTTCCTTCATGCAATTGAATGCCTTCCTCGCCATATCAACTCTCCCACATTTGCAATACATGTCTACAATAGAGGTACTCACGATCACATTTGCTTCCATACCCAGCTTTAAAACCTAACGAAGGAAGCATAGAAAATCAAAGGGTAATGATAAAAAATGGctataatgataatattatgttattttgaaGGCTAAACATCCTAATATCACCATTCATCTTGGCTTATTCTACAGAATTAAGACTCACTCATGGTAAGAAAATTTTAGTACCTGATCATGTATACACTTGCCCACTTGCAGAGTCCCTGAATGTGCACAGGCTAACAACAAAGCAGACAGTGTCACGGCATTAAAGCTACGATCACAATACTTCACCATCAAATAGAAAACTTCCAAAGCCTCTCTGGAGAATCCGTTTTGAGCATACACTGCAATCATTGAGTTCCAGGAAACCACGTCCTTCTGAGCCATCCCATCAAACACCTTTCTAGATAGACCCAGCTTGCCACACTTCGCATATGCATCCATCAAAGTATTTCCAACGCCCAAATCTACATCAAACCCCCTTTTCATTACGATTCCATGAACACCTTCAGTAACTTCCTTCTCTGA
This genomic interval carries:
- the LOC107428005 gene encoding mitochondrial phosphate carrier protein 3, mitochondrial, with protein sequence MAISDKSSRQSLIPSFLYSSSSGRTLALEKILHAASSSSSPAVSNAETVLPRKSFVIAAPSEPSKKIELYSPAYYAACTAGGILSCGLTHMAVTPLDLVKCNMQIDPLKYKSISSGFGVLLKEQGLRGFFKGWVPTLLGYSAQGACKFGFYEFFKKYYSDIAGPEYAAKYKTLIYLAGSASAEFIADVALCPFEAVKVRVQTQPGFARGLSDGLPKFVKSEGTLGLYKGIVPLWGRQIPYTMMKFASFETIVEMIYKYGVPTPKDQCSKSLQLGISFAGGYVAGVLCAIVSHPADNLVSFLNNAKGATVGDAVKKMGLVGLFTRGLPLRIVMIGTLTGAQWGIYDAFKVFVGLPTTGGVAPAAPATELAKV
- the LOC107428004 gene encoding pentatricopeptide repeat-containing protein At3g26782, mitochondrial; translated protein: MKVPISSSFSIKIHKKFYGHQYSVSSNSNPNLITWFNKYVDKNNVSSWNSVIADLARSGDSLEALRAFSSMRRLSLTPNRSTFPCTIKSCSALFDLRSGKQAHQQALVFGFESDLFVSSALIDMYSKCCELTDARILFDGISPRNIVSWTSMIIGYVQNDNSLQALSLFKEFLTEESENGDDEKVSMDSVVMISVLSACSRLSEKEVTEGVHGIVMKRGFDVDLGVGNTLMDAYAKCGKLGLSRKVFDGMAQKDVVSWNSMIAVYAQNGFSREALEVFYLMVKYCDRSFNAVTLSALLLACAHSGTLQVGKCIHDQVLKLGMEANVIVSTSIVDMYCKCGRVDMARKAFNCMKEKNVKSWTAMVSGYGMHGRAKEALEVFYKMVKSGAKPNYITFVSVLAACSHAGLLEEGWHWFNSMKHEFGIEPGVEHYGCMVDLLGRAGFLNKAYDLINKMKVGPDFVVWGSLLGSCRIHKNVELAEMSANKLFELDPNNCGYYVLLSHVYADAGRWKDVERMRLLMKNHGLVKPPGFSLVELKGRVHIFLVGDREHPEHEQTYQYLEKLTAKLQEVGYTPNMASVVHDVDEEEKEMALRIHSEKLAVAFGIMNSVPGSTIQIIKNLRVCGDCHTVIKLISKVVNREIVVRDLKRFHHFKDGMCSCRDYW